A genomic segment from Triplophysa dalaica isolate WHDGS20190420 chromosome 22, ASM1584641v1, whole genome shotgun sequence encodes:
- the atp6v0a2a gene encoding V-type proton ATPase 116 kDa subunit a 2 isoform X2, translating into MGFRSEEMCLAQLFLQSGSAYDCISELGEMGLVEFRDLNPSVSAFQRRFVSEIKRCEEMERILGYLLREIKKANIAVPEAEDLPAAPAPKNFLEIMEQLQRLEVELSEVAKNKEKLERNLLELTEYTHMLRITRTFMHSRSRHEALGPQYEEFPSLDTESVTGCTSMQRLGAKLGFISGLIQRVKVEAFERMLWRVCKGYTILSYAEVDESLADLDTGEINKSVVFLISFWGDQIGQKVQKICDCYHCHLYPHPETDEERADIMDSLRTRIQDLQNVLHRTEDYLKQVLHKASGSAHSWVLQVKKMKAIYHILNLCSFDVTNKCLIAEVWCPVSDLTNLRRALEEGSRKGDATVPSFVNRIPSNDTPPTLLRSNKFTSGFQSIVEAYGVGDYREASPAPYTLITFPFLFAVMFGDLGHGVVMTLCSLWMVLTEKDHTRRRPGNEIWRTFFDGRYIMLMMGLFSIYTGLIYNDCFSKSLNIFGSSWSVKAMFTEQQWSNETLQTNALLTLDPNISAVFSGPYPLGIDPIWNMAVNRLAFLNSYKMKMSVIIGVIHMSFGVVLSVFNYIHFRQKFKIYLLFLPELLFLLCLFGYLVFMIFYKWLAFSARDSRLAPSILIHFINMFLMQGNDSTPLYPGQMVLQVFLMVVALLSVPVMLLGKPLYLYWLHHGGKSLRVHRGYERVRRVSEEDLSPSIVHDEEDGLTDSGGPQEFDFWDVFLHQAIHTIEFCLGCISNTASYLRLWALSLAHAQLSEVLWAMVMRLGLRMTSKLGVLLLVPVFGVFAVLTVSILLVMEGLSAFLHALRLHWVEFQNKFYSGTGVKFAPFDFSLLPCVFEQDGLL; encoded by the exons ATGGGCTTTCGGAGTGAGGAGATGTGCTTGGCGCAGCTGTTCCTGCAGTCCGGATCTGCGTACGACTGCATCAGCGAGCTGGGAGAAATGGGACTGGTCGAGTTCAGAGAt CTCAATCCCAGTGTCAGCGCCTTCCAGCGGCGTTTCGTCAGTGAGATCAAGAGATGTGAGGAGATGGAGAGGATTCTGG GATATTTGCTGAGAGAAATTAAGAAGGCAAATATCGCAGTGCCAGAAGCTGAAGATCTTCCTGCTGCTCCAGCACCAAAAAATTTTTTGGAGATCATG GAGCAACTGCAAAGGTTGGAGGTGGAGCTCAGCGAGGTCGCCAAGAATAAAGAAAAGCTTGAGAGAAACCTCTTAGAACTGACCGAGTACACGCACATGCTGAGAATCACACGAACCTTTATGCACAGCCGATCCAGG CATGAAGCCCTTGGTCCCCAGTATGAGGAGTTCCCCTCTCTGGACACTGAATCAGTGACAGGCTGCACCAGTATGCAGAGGCTGGGTGCCAAACTCGG GTTTATCTCAGGGCTGATTCAGCGAGTGAAGGTCGAAGCGTTCGAGCGCATGCTTTGGCGAGTCTGTAAAGGTTACACCATCCTCAGCTACGCAGAGGTGGATGAAAGCCTGGCTGATCTTGACACG GGTGAGATAAATAAGAGCGTAGTGTTCCTCATCTCCTTTTGGGGGGATCAAATTGGACAGAAAGTGCAGAAAATTTGTGACTG TTACCACTGTCATCTCTACCCACATCCTGAAACCGACGAAGAACGAGCTGATATAATGGACAGCCTGCGTACACGTATTCAAGACTTACAAAAC GTTTTACACCGCACTGAGGACTACTTGAAGCAAGTGTTGCATAAGGCATCCGGGTCAGCACATTCATGGGTGTTACAAGTGAAGAAGATGAAAGCCATCTATCACATCCTCAACCTCTGCAGCTTTGATGTCACCAACAAGTGTCTGATCGCTGAGGTCTGGTGCCCGGTTAGTGACCTGACTAACCTCAGGAGGGCGCTAGAGGAAGGATCA AGAAAAGGTGACGCCACTGTCCCATCATTTGTGAACCGCATCCCTAGCAACGACACTCCACCAACACTTCTGAGGAGCAACAAGTTCACCTCCGGCTTTCAGAGTATAGTGGAGGCCTATGGAGTGGGGGACTACAGAGAGGCCAGCCCGG CCCCTTATACCCTAATCACCTTTCCATTCCTGTTTGCGGTTATGTTTGGAGATCTTGGTCACGGTGTGGTCATGACCCTCTGTTCTCTCTGGATGGTGTTGACCGAGAAGGACCACACACGGAGACGACCAGGAAATGAG ATCTGGAGGACCTTTTTTGATGGCCGCTACATCATGCTTATGATGGGACTGTTCTCCATATACACTGGACTGATTTACAATGATTGTTTCTCCAAATCCCTTAACATCTTTGGCTCGTCCTGGAGCGTCAAGGCCATGTTTACAGAGCAGCAGTGGTC GAATGAAACTCTACAAACGAACGCTTTACTAACCTTGGATCCCAACATTTCTGCCGTGTTTTCAGGCCCTTATCCATTGGGCATTGATCCA ATCTGGAACATGGCCGTCAATCGTCTGGCTTTCCTCAACTCTTACAAGATGAAGATGTCTGTGATCATTGGAGTCATCCACATGAGCTTTGGTGTGGTGCTCAGTGTCTTCAACTACAT ACACTTCAGACAGAAGTTTAAGATCTATCTTCTCTTTCTCCCTGAGCTGCTCTTTCTGCTCTGTCTCTTTGGATACTTGGTCTTCATGATCTTTTACAAATGGCTGGCCTTCTCAGCGCGAGACTCCCGGCTGGCTCCGAGCATTCTCATCCACTTTATCAACATGTTCCTAATGCAGGGGAACGACAGTACGCCCCTGTACCCTGGGCAG ATGGTGCTGCAGGTGTTTCTAATGGTGGTGGCTCTGCTGTCGGTTCCAGTGATGTTACTCGGAAAACCTCTTTACCTCTACTGGCTGCATCATGGTGGGAAGAGCCTGAGGGTCCACAGg GGCTACGAGAGAGTTCGGCGAGTGAGTGAAGAAGATCTCTCTCCATCTATAGTTCACGATGAAGAAGATGGACTAACTGACTCAGGAGGACCTCAAGAG TTTGATTTTTGGGATGTTTTCCTGCATCAAGCAATTCACACCATAGAGTTCTGTTTGGGCTGCATCTCTAACACTGCGTCCTACCTGCGTCTCTGGGCTCTGAGCCTAGCCCACGCCC AACTGTCCGAAGTGTTGTGGGCGATGGTGATGCGTCTGGGGCTAAGAATGACCTCTAAATTGGGCGTGCTACTTCTTGTGCCTGTGTTTGGTGTATTCGCTGTGCTCACGGTCTCCATTCTGCTGGTCATGGAGGGTCTTTCTGCTTTTCTTCACGCTTTGCGTCTTCACTG GGTtgaatttcaaaacaaattctACAGTGGCACAGGAGTCAAGTTTGCACCCTTTGACTTTTCTCTGTTACCCTGTGTCTTTGAGCAGGATGGGTTACTCTGA
- the ewsr1a gene encoding EWS RNA-binding protein 1a isoform X1 — MASAADYSTYSQAGGQQGYSSYTAQPSQGYGQNTQQSYGQQQGYSSYSQPADSTYSQTGSSSSNYGQQPYGSSYGQQPPASAGYNAAPAAAQSYSQPVQSYGAGSYDSSSTAAASTTSSNQTSYGGQASYGSQSAYPGYGQQPASAAPPSSYSSSSQQPSGYEQNSYSQQSQQSSYSQQPQQGGYQGQQGGYGQQSSYSQQGGYQQAPPQQQQAPPSSYAPPSGSYGQPPASQYGQQGSTAGGYGKSDYKPPSQYGNYRQDHQNGMGGGYSGSESGGYGGPGEGRGMGGGENRGRGRGGFDRGMMRGGGGMRGGMNRGGMGIAGDRGGFIKPGGPDSEMGRPEEQDDSENSTIYITGLTENATVDEMAEFFKHSGIIRINKRTGLPAINIYTDKDTGKPKGDATLSYEEPPSAKAAVEWFDGKEFQAKKLKVSMARRKPMMGMMRGGMSMRGDRGGMMGRGGMMSRGMGRGGDRGGFMPRGGPRGMGRGGPTGGNMQQRAGDWQCPNAGCGNQNFAWRMECNQCKAPRPEGFGPPPFPPPGGERGRGGPGGMRGGRGMDRGGPGGFRGGRGMDRGGFRGRGMDRGGFGGRGRGGPPDDMGRRGRGMGPPGKMDMKGDHRQERRERPY; from the exons ATGGCGTCTGCTGCAG ATTACAGTACTTACAGTCAGGCTGGAGGCCAGCAGGG GTACAGCTCCTACACGGCCCAGCCCTCACAGGGTTACGGACAGAACACCCAG CAGTCATATGGGCAACAACAAGGATATAGTTCATACAGCCAGCCGGCAGATTCAACCTACTCCCAAACTGGTAGCTCCTCAAGCAATTATGGTCAGCAACCCTATGGATCATCCTATGGACAGCAACCACCAGCTAGTG CTGGTTATAATGCTGCTCCAGCTGCAGCCCAGAGCTACAGTCAACCTGTTCAGAGTTATGGAGCCGGAAGCTATGATTCCTCCTCCACAGCTGCTGCCTCAACCACAAGCAGCAACCAGACATCATATGGTGGGCAGGCCAGCTATGGGTCTCAGTCTGCGTATCCTGGATATGGACAACAGCCTGCTTCAGCTGCACCTCCTAG CAGTTACAGTTCTAGCAGCCAGCAGCCTTCTGGATATGAGCAGAACTCCTATTCCCAGCAGTCCCAGCAAAGCTCTTACTCCCAGCAGCCGCAACAGGGGGGATATCAGGGGCAGCAAGGAGGATATGGACAGCAGAGCTCCTACAGCCAGCAGGGAGGGTATCAACAAGCTCCTCCCCAGCAACAACAGGCTCCGCCTTCCAGCTATGCTCCTCCTTCTGGGTCTTATGGACAGCCCCCTGCTAGCCAATATGGACAGCAGGGAAGCACAGCAGGAGGCTACGGCAAATCAGATTACAAACCACCCAGCCAGTATG GTAATTACAGACAGGACCACCAGAATGGCATGGGAGGAGGTTACTCAGGCTCTGAGTCTGGAGGATATGGGGGCCCTGGAGAGGGCCGTGGCATGGGAGGGGGGGAGAACCGCGGACGCGGCCGGGGTGGGTTTGACCGGGGGATGATGCGAGGAGGTGGTGGAATGCGAGGGGGCATGAACCGAGGAGGCATGGG CATCGCTGGAGACAGAGGTGGCTTCATTAAGCCTGGTG GACCTGATTCTGAAATGG GACGACCAGAGGAACAAGATGACTCAGAAAACAGCACCATTTACATCACCGGACTGACTGAGAACGCTACCGTGGATGAAATGGCCGAGTTTTTCAAGCACAGTGGAATCATTAGG ATAAACAAACGAACAGGCCTGCCTGCCATCAACATATACACAGACAAAGACACAGGGAAACCCAAAGGTGATGCCACACTATCCTATGAGGAGCCTCCATCCGCTAAGGCAgcagtggagtggtttgatg GCAAAGAATTCCAGGCCAAGAAACTAAAGGTCTCCATGGCTCGGCGGAAGCCTATGATGGGAATGATGCGTGGAGGCATGTCCATGAGGGGAGACCGAGGTGGCATGATGGGACGAGGAG GAATGATGAGTCGTGGAATGGGTAGAGGTGGTGATCGAGGTGGGTTCATGCCTCGTGGTGGTCCCAGGGGAATGGGCCGCGGGGGACCGACTGGAGGTAACATGCAACAGAGGGCTGGAGACTGGCAGTGTCCAAACGC GGGATGTGGGAACCAGAACTTTGCCTGGAGGATGGAGTGTAACCAGTGCAAGGCACCCAGACCTGAAGGCTTTGGACCTCCACCCTTCCCTCCTCCAG GAGGTGAGCGGGGTCGGGGTGGCCCGGGTGGCATGCGCGGGGGCCGTGGAATGGACCGCGGAGGTCCCGGAGGCTTCCGTGGCGGCAGAGGTATGGACCGTGGAGGCTTCAGAGGACGGGGCATGGACCGAGGAGGATTTGGTGGAAGGGGTCGTGGTGGGCCTCCAGATGATATGGGAAGGAGGGGGCGAGGAATGGGACCACCTGGTAAAATGGATATGAA gggaGATCATCGTCAGGAGCGGAGAGAGAGACCATATTAA
- the atp6v0a2a gene encoding V-type proton ATPase 116 kDa subunit a 2 isoform X1, with amino-acid sequence MGFRSEEMCLAQLFLQSGSAYDCISELGEMGLVEFRDLNPSVSAFQRRFVSEIKRCEEMERILGYLLREIKKANIAVPEAEDLPAAPAPKNFLEIMEQLQRLEVELSEVAKNKEKLERNLLELTEYTHMLRITRTFMHSRSRHEALGPQYEEFPSLDTESVTGCTSMQRLGAKLGFISGLIQRVKVEAFERMLWRVCKGYTILSYAEVDESLADLDTGEINKSVVFLISFWGDQIGQKVQKICDCYHCHLYPHPETDEERADIMDSLRTRIQDLQNVLHRTEDYLKQVLHKASGSAHSWVLQVKKMKAIYHILNLCSFDVTNKCLIAEVWCPVSDLTNLRRALEEGSRKGDATVPSFVNRIPSNDTPPTLLRSNKFTSGFQSIVEAYGVGDYREASPAPYTLITFPFLFAVMFGDLGHGVVMTLCSLWMVLTEKDHTRRRPGNEIWRTFFDGRYIMLMMGLFSIYTGLIYNDCFSKSLNIFGSSWSVKAMFTEQQWSNETLQTNALLTLDPNISAVFSGPYPLGIDPIWNMAVNRLAFLNSYKMKMSVIIGVIHMSFGVVLSVFNYIHFRQKFKIYLLFLPELLFLLCLFGYLVFMIFYKWLAFSARDSRLAPSILIHFINMFLMQGNDSTPLYPGQMVLQVFLMVVALLSVPVMLLGKPLYLYWLHHGGKSLRVHRVCLFFCGYERVRRVSEEDLSPSIVHDEEDGLTDSGGPQEFDFWDVFLHQAIHTIEFCLGCISNTASYLRLWALSLAHAQLSEVLWAMVMRLGLRMTSKLGVLLLVPVFGVFAVLTVSILLVMEGLSAFLHALRLHWVEFQNKFYSGTGVKFAPFDFSLLPCVFEQDGLL; translated from the exons ATGGGCTTTCGGAGTGAGGAGATGTGCTTGGCGCAGCTGTTCCTGCAGTCCGGATCTGCGTACGACTGCATCAGCGAGCTGGGAGAAATGGGACTGGTCGAGTTCAGAGAt CTCAATCCCAGTGTCAGCGCCTTCCAGCGGCGTTTCGTCAGTGAGATCAAGAGATGTGAGGAGATGGAGAGGATTCTGG GATATTTGCTGAGAGAAATTAAGAAGGCAAATATCGCAGTGCCAGAAGCTGAAGATCTTCCTGCTGCTCCAGCACCAAAAAATTTTTTGGAGATCATG GAGCAACTGCAAAGGTTGGAGGTGGAGCTCAGCGAGGTCGCCAAGAATAAAGAAAAGCTTGAGAGAAACCTCTTAGAACTGACCGAGTACACGCACATGCTGAGAATCACACGAACCTTTATGCACAGCCGATCCAGG CATGAAGCCCTTGGTCCCCAGTATGAGGAGTTCCCCTCTCTGGACACTGAATCAGTGACAGGCTGCACCAGTATGCAGAGGCTGGGTGCCAAACTCGG GTTTATCTCAGGGCTGATTCAGCGAGTGAAGGTCGAAGCGTTCGAGCGCATGCTTTGGCGAGTCTGTAAAGGTTACACCATCCTCAGCTACGCAGAGGTGGATGAAAGCCTGGCTGATCTTGACACG GGTGAGATAAATAAGAGCGTAGTGTTCCTCATCTCCTTTTGGGGGGATCAAATTGGACAGAAAGTGCAGAAAATTTGTGACTG TTACCACTGTCATCTCTACCCACATCCTGAAACCGACGAAGAACGAGCTGATATAATGGACAGCCTGCGTACACGTATTCAAGACTTACAAAAC GTTTTACACCGCACTGAGGACTACTTGAAGCAAGTGTTGCATAAGGCATCCGGGTCAGCACATTCATGGGTGTTACAAGTGAAGAAGATGAAAGCCATCTATCACATCCTCAACCTCTGCAGCTTTGATGTCACCAACAAGTGTCTGATCGCTGAGGTCTGGTGCCCGGTTAGTGACCTGACTAACCTCAGGAGGGCGCTAGAGGAAGGATCA AGAAAAGGTGACGCCACTGTCCCATCATTTGTGAACCGCATCCCTAGCAACGACACTCCACCAACACTTCTGAGGAGCAACAAGTTCACCTCCGGCTTTCAGAGTATAGTGGAGGCCTATGGAGTGGGGGACTACAGAGAGGCCAGCCCGG CCCCTTATACCCTAATCACCTTTCCATTCCTGTTTGCGGTTATGTTTGGAGATCTTGGTCACGGTGTGGTCATGACCCTCTGTTCTCTCTGGATGGTGTTGACCGAGAAGGACCACACACGGAGACGACCAGGAAATGAG ATCTGGAGGACCTTTTTTGATGGCCGCTACATCATGCTTATGATGGGACTGTTCTCCATATACACTGGACTGATTTACAATGATTGTTTCTCCAAATCCCTTAACATCTTTGGCTCGTCCTGGAGCGTCAAGGCCATGTTTACAGAGCAGCAGTGGTC GAATGAAACTCTACAAACGAACGCTTTACTAACCTTGGATCCCAACATTTCTGCCGTGTTTTCAGGCCCTTATCCATTGGGCATTGATCCA ATCTGGAACATGGCCGTCAATCGTCTGGCTTTCCTCAACTCTTACAAGATGAAGATGTCTGTGATCATTGGAGTCATCCACATGAGCTTTGGTGTGGTGCTCAGTGTCTTCAACTACAT ACACTTCAGACAGAAGTTTAAGATCTATCTTCTCTTTCTCCCTGAGCTGCTCTTTCTGCTCTGTCTCTTTGGATACTTGGTCTTCATGATCTTTTACAAATGGCTGGCCTTCTCAGCGCGAGACTCCCGGCTGGCTCCGAGCATTCTCATCCACTTTATCAACATGTTCCTAATGCAGGGGAACGACAGTACGCCCCTGTACCCTGGGCAG ATGGTGCTGCAGGTGTTTCTAATGGTGGTGGCTCTGCTGTCGGTTCCAGTGATGTTACTCGGAAAACCTCTTTACCTCTACTGGCTGCATCATGGTGGGAAGAGCCTGAGGGTCCACAGggtctgtctgtttttttgt GGCTACGAGAGAGTTCGGCGAGTGAGTGAAGAAGATCTCTCTCCATCTATAGTTCACGATGAAGAAGATGGACTAACTGACTCAGGAGGACCTCAAGAG TTTGATTTTTGGGATGTTTTCCTGCATCAAGCAATTCACACCATAGAGTTCTGTTTGGGCTGCATCTCTAACACTGCGTCCTACCTGCGTCTCTGGGCTCTGAGCCTAGCCCACGCCC AACTGTCCGAAGTGTTGTGGGCGATGGTGATGCGTCTGGGGCTAAGAATGACCTCTAAATTGGGCGTGCTACTTCTTGTGCCTGTGTTTGGTGTATTCGCTGTGCTCACGGTCTCCATTCTGCTGGTCATGGAGGGTCTTTCTGCTTTTCTTCACGCTTTGCGTCTTCACTG GGTtgaatttcaaaacaaattctACAGTGGCACAGGAGTCAAGTTTGCACCCTTTGACTTTTCTCTGTTACCCTGTGTCTTTGAGCAGGATGGGTTACTCTGA
- the ewsr1a gene encoding EWS RNA-binding protein 1a isoform X2 translates to MASAADYSTYSQAGGQQGYSSYTAQPSQGYGQNTQQSYGQQQGYSSYSQPADSTYSQTGSSSSNYAGYNAAPAAAQSYSQPVQSYGAGSYDSSSTAAASTTSSNQTSYGGQASYGSQSAYPGYGQQPASAAPPSSYSSSSQQPSGYEQNSYSQQSQQSSYSQQPQQGGYQGQQGGYGQQSSYSQQGGYQQAPPQQQQAPPSSYAPPSGSYGQPPASQYGQQGSTAGGYGKSDYKPPSQYGNYRQDHQNGMGGGYSGSESGGYGGPGEGRGMGGGENRGRGRGGFDRGMMRGGGGMRGGMNRGGMGIAGDRGGFIKPGGPDSEMGRPEEQDDSENSTIYITGLTENATVDEMAEFFKHSGIIRINKRTGLPAINIYTDKDTGKPKGDATLSYEEPPSAKAAVEWFDGKEFQAKKLKVSMARRKPMMGMMRGGMSMRGDRGGMMGRGGMMSRGMGRGGDRGGFMPRGGPRGMGRGGPTGGNMQQRAGDWQCPNAGCGNQNFAWRMECNQCKAPRPEGFGPPPFPPPGGERGRGGPGGMRGGRGMDRGGPGGFRGGRGMDRGGFRGRGMDRGGFGGRGRGGPPDDMGRRGRGMGPPGKMDMKGDHRQERRERPY, encoded by the exons ATGGCGTCTGCTGCAG ATTACAGTACTTACAGTCAGGCTGGAGGCCAGCAGGG GTACAGCTCCTACACGGCCCAGCCCTCACAGGGTTACGGACAGAACACCCAG CAGTCATATGGGCAACAACAAGGATATAGTTCATACAGCCAGCCGGCAGATTCAACCTACTCCCAAACTGGTAGCTCCTCAAGCAATTATG CTGGTTATAATGCTGCTCCAGCTGCAGCCCAGAGCTACAGTCAACCTGTTCAGAGTTATGGAGCCGGAAGCTATGATTCCTCCTCCACAGCTGCTGCCTCAACCACAAGCAGCAACCAGACATCATATGGTGGGCAGGCCAGCTATGGGTCTCAGTCTGCGTATCCTGGATATGGACAACAGCCTGCTTCAGCTGCACCTCCTAG CAGTTACAGTTCTAGCAGCCAGCAGCCTTCTGGATATGAGCAGAACTCCTATTCCCAGCAGTCCCAGCAAAGCTCTTACTCCCAGCAGCCGCAACAGGGGGGATATCAGGGGCAGCAAGGAGGATATGGACAGCAGAGCTCCTACAGCCAGCAGGGAGGGTATCAACAAGCTCCTCCCCAGCAACAACAGGCTCCGCCTTCCAGCTATGCTCCTCCTTCTGGGTCTTATGGACAGCCCCCTGCTAGCCAATATGGACAGCAGGGAAGCACAGCAGGAGGCTACGGCAAATCAGATTACAAACCACCCAGCCAGTATG GTAATTACAGACAGGACCACCAGAATGGCATGGGAGGAGGTTACTCAGGCTCTGAGTCTGGAGGATATGGGGGCCCTGGAGAGGGCCGTGGCATGGGAGGGGGGGAGAACCGCGGACGCGGCCGGGGTGGGTTTGACCGGGGGATGATGCGAGGAGGTGGTGGAATGCGAGGGGGCATGAACCGAGGAGGCATGGG CATCGCTGGAGACAGAGGTGGCTTCATTAAGCCTGGTG GACCTGATTCTGAAATGG GACGACCAGAGGAACAAGATGACTCAGAAAACAGCACCATTTACATCACCGGACTGACTGAGAACGCTACCGTGGATGAAATGGCCGAGTTTTTCAAGCACAGTGGAATCATTAGG ATAAACAAACGAACAGGCCTGCCTGCCATCAACATATACACAGACAAAGACACAGGGAAACCCAAAGGTGATGCCACACTATCCTATGAGGAGCCTCCATCCGCTAAGGCAgcagtggagtggtttgatg GCAAAGAATTCCAGGCCAAGAAACTAAAGGTCTCCATGGCTCGGCGGAAGCCTATGATGGGAATGATGCGTGGAGGCATGTCCATGAGGGGAGACCGAGGTGGCATGATGGGACGAGGAG GAATGATGAGTCGTGGAATGGGTAGAGGTGGTGATCGAGGTGGGTTCATGCCTCGTGGTGGTCCCAGGGGAATGGGCCGCGGGGGACCGACTGGAGGTAACATGCAACAGAGGGCTGGAGACTGGCAGTGTCCAAACGC GGGATGTGGGAACCAGAACTTTGCCTGGAGGATGGAGTGTAACCAGTGCAAGGCACCCAGACCTGAAGGCTTTGGACCTCCACCCTTCCCTCCTCCAG GAGGTGAGCGGGGTCGGGGTGGCCCGGGTGGCATGCGCGGGGGCCGTGGAATGGACCGCGGAGGTCCCGGAGGCTTCCGTGGCGGCAGAGGTATGGACCGTGGAGGCTTCAGAGGACGGGGCATGGACCGAGGAGGATTTGGTGGAAGGGGTCGTGGTGGGCCTCCAGATGATATGGGAAGGAGGGGGCGAGGAATGGGACCACCTGGTAAAATGGATATGAA gggaGATCATCGTCAGGAGCGGAGAGAGAGACCATATTAA